Sequence from the Seonamhaeicola sp. ML3 genome:
ATTGTAATTATGTTCTCTGAGTTCTGCTCTAAGTTGATTTATTTTTTGTTTTGTATTCATTTTTACCACTAATTCACAAATATTTGTTGTTAACTGAGATTAGATAACTTCATGCTTCGCTCTTCAAAAACCTCTAGCAAAAGCGCTAAGACGGAAAGACAAAAAATCTCAAAACTAAGTCCCGATAACTATCGGGACTAAATATGCAATCCTCTAAACACTGCGACTGTCTATTGCTAACTGCTTAATATTCCTTTAACCATTCTATCTTTTTTAAAGATATCCTGTTTTAATTCTATATTATTAAAGTTATAATCTTTCAATAATTGAAGCATCTCTTTTCCTAAATATTCATTGATTTCAAAATACAATGCACCATCAGCCTTTAAATTCGTTTTGGCAAAACTGCAAATAGCATCATAAAACAACAATGGATTATCATCTTCAACAAATAATGCCAAATGAGGTTCATTATTCAAGACATTTGGTTTCATTAGCTCCTTTTCTTTTTTCCGTACATAAGGCGGATTGGAAACAATCACATCAAACTTTGGTCCTCGGTCTTCGGTCATCGGTCTTAAAATATCATCCTCAACAAATTCGACATCAACCTTATTGAGTTCAGCATTATGGCTAGCAATTTTTAAAGCCTCTTTACTAACATCTAAAGCATATACTTTAGCTTTAGGTAGCTTTTTTGCTAAGGTAATAGCAATGCATCCGCTTCCAGTACCAATGTCCAATATTTGCAGCCCCCTGGATTCTTCGCTACGCTCTGAATGACAGCCAACAATCCAATCAACCAGTTCTTCAGTTTCGGGCCTTGGAATCAAGACAGATTCGTTCACTTTAAACGACAATCCAAAAAATTCGGTTTCTCCTAATATATATTGTATCGGTTTTTCTTGACTCAATAAAACTAGAGCATCAAAAATAGAATTGGAATTATCTACCTCCAAATTC
This genomic interval carries:
- the prmC gene encoding peptide chain release factor N(5)-glutamine methyltransferase gives rise to the protein MKLKDIQNKFHSELNSIYPKEEIDNFFFMITEAYYGISRLQLAMDVNLEVDNSNSIFDALVLLSQEKPIQYILGETEFFGLSFKVNESVLIPRPETEELVDWIVGCHSERSEESRGLQILDIGTGSGCIAITLAKKLPKAKVYALDVSKEALKIASHNAELNKVDVEFVEDDILRPMTEDRGPKFDVIVSNPPYVRKKEKELMKPNVLNNEPHLALFVEDDNPLLFYDAICSFAKTNLKADGALYFEINEYLGKEMLQLLKDYNFNNIELKQDIFKKDRMVKGILSS